The Streptomyces puniciscabiei genomic interval GCTCGGCGCGATCAGGTCGGCGAAGCTCGACGCCCCCGGCTCGCTGCAGCGGAAGCGGATCGTGGTCACCGAGCGGAACGTGCGTGGCTCGCCCTCCCCGTCCCCCACGGCGGACCTGAGGTCCAGGGACACGTCGTACCCGTCGACGGACAGCAGGGCGGCCCGCTCCCGGGCCTCGTCACGGGACAGATTCTCACCGGGCACGGACGGCACTCCCTTGTGATCGCGTGGATGAGGGCTGAACAGGACCGATCCTGCCATGTGCCCCTGACAGCAGGCAGCAGGGAATGCGGGTCGCGAGGAGGTCGTTGAGGGCTGAAAAGAGTCTTTCGCTGAGGAGAGCCATGTCCGAGTCCGGCAAGACCCCCGTCGACTTCTGGTTCGACCCGCTGTGCCCGTGGGCATGGATGACGTCCCGCTGGGTGCTGGAGGTGGAGAAGGTCCGCGACATCGAGGTCCGCTGGCACATCATGAGCCTCGCCGTCCTCAACGAGAACAGGCTGGACGAGCTGCCCGAGGAGTACCGGGAGATGCTCGCCACCAAGGCCTGGCAGCCGGTGCGCGTGGTCACCGCGGCCTGGCAGAAGCACGGCGCCGACGTCCTCGGCCCGCTGTACACCGCGCTCGGCACCCGCATCCACAACAACGGTGAGGGCCCCACCCTGGAGGCCGTCGCCGGGGCGCTCGCGGACGTCGGCCTGCCCGCCGACCTCATCGACTACGCCGAGCAGCAGGACTTCGAGTACGACGCCGAGCTGCGCGCCTCCCACAAGGAGGGCATCGAGAAGGTCGGCCAGGACGTCGGCACCCCGGTCATCGCGGTGCCCGGCCCCGACGGCGAGCAGATCGCCTTCTTCGGCCCGGTCGTCACCCCCGCCCCGAAGGGCGAGGAGGCGGCCCGCCTGTGGGACGGCACCCTCGCCGTGGCCTCGGTGCCGGGCTTCTACGAGATCAA includes:
- a CDS encoding DsbA family protein translates to MSESGKTPVDFWFDPLCPWAWMTSRWVLEVEKVRDIEVRWHIMSLAVLNENRLDELPEEYREMLATKAWQPVRVVTAAWQKHGADVLGPLYTALGTRIHNNGEGPTLEAVAGALADVGLPADLIDYAEQQDFEYDAELRASHKEGIEKVGQDVGTPVIAVPGPDGEQIAFFGPVVTPAPKGEEAARLWDGTLAVASVPGFYEIKRTRTKGPDFSNL